From the Nitrobacter hamburgensis X14 genome, one window contains:
- a CDS encoding mannose-1-phosphate guanylyltransferase/mannose-6-phosphate isomerase, producing MSERIIPLVMCGGAGTRLWPASREDRPKQFLPLFGPRSTFQDTLRRVSDPALFERPIVVTNAAYRFMVFEQLAEIGLEADILLEPARRDSGPAIAAGAAFAQMRDNAAVVLALAADHVVRDTDAFVSACRQGLAAANAGRIVTFGVRPERAATEYGYISLGAAVAGDVRAVATFVEKPDSQTASGYVEAGYLWNSGNFMFRAAMLLDEYRSVDPESVRAVTDAVVQAGRDLGFVTLDPDAFSKARAISIDYAVMEKTAHAAVVPVDCGWSDVGSWHAVWELSDKDGQGNAAQGTAVFEDSRNCNVSTDKALVALEGVDDLVVVATQDAVLVSRQKDANGLKRLVIKLKALAPQVTEEHLRVHRPWGAYQSIDRGERHQVKHITVTAGERLSLQKHHHRSEHWVVVRGTAKVTVDDLVKTVHENESIYIPIGATHRLENPGKIPLELIEVQTGSYLGDDDIIRIEDDYRRS from the coding sequence GTGAGTGAGCGTATCATTCCGCTCGTCATGTGTGGCGGTGCTGGAACCCGGCTGTGGCCGGCCTCGCGGGAGGACCGCCCGAAGCAGTTTCTGCCGCTGTTCGGGCCGCGTTCGACGTTTCAGGATACGCTGAGGCGGGTTTCCGATCCCGCGCTGTTCGAGCGGCCGATCGTGGTCACCAACGCCGCGTACCGGTTCATGGTGTTTGAACAGCTCGCGGAGATCGGACTTGAAGCGGACATTCTGCTGGAGCCGGCACGGCGCGACTCCGGACCGGCGATCGCCGCGGGAGCCGCCTTCGCGCAGATGCGTGACAACGCGGCCGTTGTTCTCGCGCTTGCGGCGGATCACGTGGTGCGCGACACGGATGCGTTCGTCTCAGCCTGCCGTCAGGGATTGGCTGCAGCGAATGCCGGCCGCATCGTGACCTTCGGCGTCAGGCCGGAGCGGGCGGCAACCGAATACGGCTATATCAGCCTGGGTGCGGCGGTTGCGGGCGATGTGCGCGCGGTGGCGACGTTCGTCGAGAAGCCCGATTCGCAAACCGCCTCGGGCTACGTCGAGGCGGGGTATCTCTGGAACAGCGGCAACTTCATGTTCCGTGCGGCGATGCTGCTCGATGAATACCGTAGCGTCGATCCCGAAAGCGTTCGGGCGGTGACCGATGCGGTGGTCCAGGCCGGCCGGGATCTCGGCTTTGTCACGCTCGACCCGGACGCCTTTTCGAAGGCGCGGGCGATTTCGATCGATTACGCGGTGATGGAAAAGACCGCACATGCCGCCGTGGTTCCGGTCGATTGTGGCTGGTCGGACGTCGGATCGTGGCACGCGGTATGGGAGTTGTCGGACAAGGACGGTCAGGGCAATGCGGCGCAAGGGACCGCAGTGTTCGAGGATTCCCGCAACTGCAATGTTTCGACCGACAAGGCGCTGGTCGCGCTGGAAGGCGTCGACGATCTCGTGGTGGTGGCGACGCAGGATGCCGTGCTGGTTTCGCGCCAGAAGGACGCCAACGGGCTGAAACGCCTGGTCATAAAGTTGAAGGCGCTGGCGCCGCAGGTCACGGAAGAGCATCTCCGGGTCCATCGGCCCTGGGGCGCCTATCAGTCGATCGACAGGGGCGAGCGGCATCAGGTCAAGCACATCACGGTGACGGCCGGCGAGCGGTTGTCGCTGCAAAAACACCATCATCGCTCGGAGCACTGGGTCGTGGTCCGGGGCACCGCGAAGGTGACGGTCGATGACCTCGTCAAGACCGTGCACGAGAACGAATCGATCTATATTCCGATCGGAGCCACCCACCGGCTGGAAAACCCCGGCAAGATTCCACTGGAACTGATCGAAGTGCAGACCGGTAGCTATCTTGGCGACGACGACATTATCCGCATCGAGGATGACTATCGGCGAAGCTGA
- a CDS encoding IS256-like element ISNha10 family transposase: MTRDITPAGLPATGAVDEAFAEVRASFDRFCLTAGIEVLGTMMEADVTAACGPRHGRDAARRAHRWGRTRGRIGFHGGKIEVERPRARGVDGREITIPSWETAAQEDWLGRWAMNLMLINVSTRRFGRAVRLPEGDVPAPPGSGVSKSAASRRFVALSAARLADFMAADLSALDLLVVQIDGLHLGGDLVLVAAIGVDGEGNKHPLALVEGASENAATVQALLDNMVARGLDPTMPRLFIVDGAKALSKAIRRTFGSAAAIQRCQIHKARNIMERLPKEHHAATRRVLRQAWELDDADKAEKLIRNLARRLDQQWPSVAASILEGLDEILTIVRLKLPKELRRSLACTNIAENMMGTIRRVTRNVKRWRDAGMALRWVAAGMIEANKGFRRLKAHKQLSVLRAALQAHHDRMTIKPVAHVTRAA, translated from the coding sequence ATGACGAGAGATATCACACCGGCTGGTTTGCCGGCGACCGGAGCTGTGGACGAAGCGTTTGCGGAAGTGCGGGCGAGCTTCGATCGGTTCTGCCTTACGGCAGGGATCGAAGTGCTCGGCACGATGATGGAGGCGGATGTCACGGCGGCCTGCGGGCCGCGCCACGGTCGCGATGCGGCGCGGCGGGCGCACCGTTGGGGCCGAACGCGGGGACGGATCGGCTTCCACGGCGGCAAGATCGAGGTCGAGCGCCCGCGGGCCCGGGGCGTGGACGGCCGCGAGATCACGATCCCGAGCTGGGAAACGGCGGCGCAGGAGGACTGGCTCGGTCGCTGGGCGATGAACCTGATGCTGATCAATGTGTCGACGCGCCGGTTCGGTCGCGCTGTCCGGCTGCCCGAGGGTGACGTGCCGGCACCGCCCGGATCGGGGGTTTCGAAGTCGGCGGCCTCGCGGAGGTTCGTAGCGCTGTCGGCGGCGCGGCTGGCCGACTTCATGGCTGCCGATCTATCCGCGCTCGACCTTCTGGTGGTGCAAATCGACGGGTTGCATCTCGGCGGCGATCTCGTGCTGGTCGCCGCGATCGGGGTTGACGGCGAAGGCAACAAGCATCCGCTGGCGCTGGTGGAAGGGGCGAGCGAGAACGCCGCAACGGTTCAGGCCCTGCTGGACAACATGGTCGCGCGCGGGCTCGACCCGACGATGCCAAGACTGTTTATCGTCGACGGCGCGAAGGCATTGTCGAAGGCGATCCGCCGCACCTTCGGTTCGGCCGCTGCGATCCAGCGCTGCCAGATCCACAAGGCGCGCAACATCATGGAACGCCTGCCGAAAGAGCATCATGCGGCCACCCGTCGGGTGCTGCGCCAGGCCTGGGAGCTCGATGACGCCGACAAGGCTGAAAAATTGATCCGCAATCTCGCGCGTCGACTCGACCAGCAATGGCCTAGCGTAGCGGCCAGCATCCTCGAAGGCCTCGACGAAATCCTGACCATTGTCCGGTTGAAGCTGCCGAAGGAGCTTCGTCGATCGCTCGCCTGTACCAACATCGCCGAGAACATGATGGGCACCATTCGCCGCGTCACCCGCAACGTCAAACGCTGGCGGGATGCCGGTATGGCCTTGCGATGGGTCGCGGCCGGCATGATCGAGGCCAACAAGGGCTTCCGACGATTGAAGGCGCACAAACAACTATCGGTACTACGAGCGGCCCTTCAAGCTCACCACGATCGCATGACGATCAAACCAGTTGCCCACGTCACGAGGGCTGCGTAA
- the istB gene encoding IS21-like element helper ATPase IstB, protein MLTHPTLDLLQNLGLHGMAKGFKELDAQPEARSLEHAEWLALLLEQEKTQRQQKRFESRARAAKLRHAACVEDVDYRAIRGLDRSLFLKLAASDWIRARHNLLVTGPCGVGKSWLACALGHKACRDDFAVAYHRVPRLFAALALGRADGRYTKMLRAIARLDLLILDDWGPEPLDADQRRDLLEIVEDRYEARSIIVTSQLPVDRWYEIIGNPTIADAILDRLVHNAYRIELKGESLRKQKQSAQDQPVS, encoded by the coding sequence ATGCTGACCCATCCCACGCTCGACCTGCTGCAAAATCTCGGTCTCCACGGTATGGCCAAAGGCTTCAAGGAGCTTGATGCCCAGCCCGAAGCACGCAGCCTCGAACATGCCGAATGGCTGGCCCTGCTCCTGGAACAGGAGAAAACGCAGCGACAGCAAAAGCGGTTTGAGAGCAGAGCCCGAGCCGCCAAGTTGCGTCATGCCGCCTGCGTCGAGGATGTCGACTACCGCGCCATCCGCGGGCTCGACCGCTCGCTCTTTCTAAAACTCGCCGCCAGCGACTGGATCCGGGCGAGACATAATCTCCTCGTCACCGGGCCATGCGGCGTCGGCAAGAGTTGGCTTGCTTGCGCCCTCGGCCACAAGGCCTGCCGGGATGACTTCGCCGTTGCCTACCATCGCGTGCCACGTCTGTTTGCCGCTCTCGCGCTCGGCCGCGCGGATGGACGGTACACCAAGATGCTGCGGGCCATCGCTCGGCTCGATCTGCTCATTTTGGACGACTGGGGACCGGAGCCGCTCGACGCCGACCAGCGTCGCGATCTGCTCGAAATCGTCGAGGACCGATACGAAGCTCGTTCGATTATCGTCACCAGCCAGCTTCCCGTCGATCGCTGGTACGAAATTATCGGAAACCCCACCATCGCCGACGCAATCCTCGATCGCCTCGTCCACAATGCCTATCGCATCGAACTCAAGGGAGAGAGCCTCAGGAAGCAGAAGCAGTCCGCTCAAGATCAACCGGTCTCTTGA
- a CDS encoding Mu transposase domain-containing protein, producing the protein MEAGVRFAQTYILGRLRRQTFFSLAEANAAIAAALERINAHIMRRLGVSRRQLFETIEVPVLASLPDADYQFAEWRVARVSLDYHVEIDGFFYSVPHGLIREQVDVRATTRTIELFHRGSRVAAHQRRYGGRRHGTDPDHMPSAHRRYAEWTPDRFRRWGRSIGLNTEALVLAILANRPHPEQGFRTCLGVLRLFKDIDPERAELIAARAVAIRALTHKSIASIIANKLDRGARPTDDAVVDHPNLRGPGYFH; encoded by the coding sequence GTGGAGGCCGGGGTTCGTTTTGCCCAGACCTACATTCTCGGACGCCTTCGCCGGCAAACCTTCTTCTCGCTGGCTGAAGCGAACGCGGCCATTGCCGCCGCGCTGGAGCGGATCAACGCGCACATCATGCGTCGGCTCGGCGTCAGTCGCCGACAATTGTTCGAGACCATCGAGGTGCCGGTCCTGGCGTCGTTGCCGGACGCCGATTATCAGTTCGCCGAATGGCGCGTGGCCCGTGTCTCACTCGATTATCACGTCGAGATCGACGGCTTCTTTTACTCTGTTCCCCACGGTCTGATCCGAGAGCAGGTCGATGTCCGCGCCACCACCCGGACCATCGAGCTGTTCCATCGGGGTTCGCGTGTTGCGGCTCACCAGCGCCGCTACGGCGGCCGCCGGCACGGCACCGATCCCGACCACATGCCCAGCGCACATCGGCGTTACGCCGAGTGGACGCCTGATCGATTCCGTCGCTGGGGACGGTCGATCGGACTTAACACTGAGGCTCTCGTCCTCGCCATTCTGGCCAATCGGCCTCATCCCGAGCAGGGATTCCGGACCTGTCTCGGCGTGCTTCGGCTGTTCAAGGATATCGATCCCGAACGCGCCGAACTGATCGCGGCCCGCGCCGTTGCGATCCGCGCGCTGACCCACAAAAGCATCGCCTCGATCATCGCCAACAAGCTCGACCGCGGCGCTCGCCCCACCGATGACGCCGTCGTCGACCACCCCAATCTGCGCGGCCCCGGCTACTTCCATTGA
- a CDS encoding DUF5372 family protein: MTTGLTVRITHPFHPLKDQTFEVISRSLHWGEDRVIYRAADGTLPTIAAAMTDMERPDTFRRVAAGRAAFRTADLLDLLALLERISAAVEVDDA, from the coding sequence ATGACGACCGGTCTCACGGTCCGCATTACGCATCCATTCCACCCTCTCAAGGACCAGACGTTCGAGGTGATCAGCCGCAGCCTGCATTGGGGCGAGGACCGGGTGATCTACCGGGCGGCCGACGGAACCTTACCGACGATTGCTGCGGCAATGACGGACATGGAGCGGCCTGACACATTCCGGCGCGTCGCCGCCGGGCGCGCGGCTTTCCGGACGGCCGACCTATTGGATTTACTCGCACTGCTGGAACGGATCTCTGCGGCCGTGGAGGTAGACGATGCGTAA
- a CDS encoding helix-turn-helix domain-containing protein: MDIGETFNHARISPNTMKNAYLTPCRVRRIFIYESVWMAIVMAKPARLDPKAEALASAGALHPHPEVVRDTVFTSHPFFDANDLVQVRYEMVRRHQIDRLPISDVASAFGVSRPTFYKAQSALADHGLAGLVPRQRGPKGGHKISADVLAYIDQLRATRPGLTVPQCVDAIATRFGVSVHRRSLERAMAPKKKRYDTP, from the coding sequence ATGGATATCGGAGAAACGTTCAATCATGCAAGAATATCTCCGAACACTATGAAGAATGCTTATTTGACACCTTGTCGGGTGAGGCGTATTTTTATTTACGAATCAGTTTGGATGGCAATTGTCATGGCAAAGCCAGCGCGACTGGACCCAAAGGCCGAAGCCCTGGCCAGCGCTGGCGCGCTCCACCCCCACCCCGAGGTGGTGCGCGATACCGTGTTTACCAGCCATCCCTTCTTCGATGCCAACGACCTTGTGCAGGTCCGCTACGAGATGGTGCGCCGCCATCAGATCGATCGCTTGCCGATCAGCGACGTCGCCAGCGCCTTTGGCGTGTCGCGGCCAACTTTCTACAAGGCGCAGAGCGCCCTGGCCGATCACGGATTGGCCGGGCTGGTGCCCCGGCAGCGGGGTCCAAAGGGCGGCCACAAGATCTCTGCCGATGTCCTCGCCTATATCGATCAACTCAGGGCGACGAGGCCAGGTCTCACTGTGCCACAGTGTGTAGACGCTATCGCCACACGCTTCGGAGTCAGTGTGCATCGACGAAGCCTGGAGCGGGCCATGGCACCCAAAAAAAAACGATACGACACCCCTTAA
- a CDS encoding recombinase family protein — protein MPDLKVTADHLRRDAYLYIRQSTLRQVAENGESTQRQYGLRHRAIAAGWPAERIHVIDCDLGKSGSSAVARDGFQELVSEVALAKAGVVMGLEVSRLARNNADWHRLLELCALTSTLILDEDGVYDPASFNDRLLLGLKGTMSEAELHFLKARMRGGQLNKASRGELEMAPPVGLVYLPDGTLALDPDAEVQAALHMVFTTFGRLGSATRTVKFFLDEGILFPRRLRKGPHKGELMWAPPRHARILQVLHNPRYAGAFVYGRTRGRPRPGGGVSQIKLAMADWRFVMPDMHPGYIDWERFKANQERLADNAQAYRIQRRAGPVREGSALLQGRVLCGLCGARMGVHYSQEHGRPVPTYICQETTIRGGGKACQSVPGKVVDPAVGALLVELMTPMTLEVTLAVQRELEARAAETDTLRRQHIQRTRYDAELARSRYMKVDPDNRLVADALEAEWNEKLRLHTDVVEDYERRAPEEAAALDAGMHQRVRDLAEQFPRIWNDPRVDVRERKRILRLLVADVTLIKAEAITVSVRLSGGATRILTLDRPLPIAQIRRFKPELVAEVDHLLDRHCDREIADIFNERGLRTWEGKPFSLNKISFIRSAYNLPSRRQRLRDQGMLTTREVAKHFEIAETTVHQWGRQGLISKVCSDNCNRGLWNIPSDLRIIKGRPGRTALATRTASITALSTRQDAL, from the coding sequence ATGCCTGATCTCAAAGTCACCGCCGATCACCTTCGGCGCGACGCCTACCTCTACATCCGTCAGTCCACGCTGCGACAGGTCGCCGAGAACGGCGAGAGCACGCAGCGACAGTATGGACTGCGTCATCGCGCCATTGCTGCTGGTTGGCCCGCCGAACGCATCCACGTTATCGACTGCGACCTGGGCAAATCGGGATCCAGCGCCGTTGCCCGCGACGGCTTCCAGGAACTGGTCAGCGAAGTCGCGCTCGCCAAGGCCGGCGTCGTCATGGGTCTGGAAGTCTCGCGACTGGCCCGCAACAATGCCGACTGGCACCGGCTTCTCGAACTCTGCGCCCTGACCAGCACCCTCATCCTCGACGAGGATGGCGTGTACGACCCGGCCAGCTTCAACGACAGGCTCCTTTTGGGTTTGAAAGGAACGATGTCGGAAGCAGAGTTGCACTTCCTCAAGGCTCGCATGCGTGGCGGCCAACTCAACAAGGCGAGCCGCGGCGAATTGGAAATGGCGCCGCCCGTGGGCCTGGTCTATTTGCCCGATGGCACCCTCGCACTCGACCCGGACGCCGAGGTGCAAGCCGCGCTCCACATGGTGTTCACCACCTTCGGGCGCCTGGGAAGCGCAACCAGAACCGTCAAGTTTTTCCTCGACGAAGGCATCCTGTTCCCGCGACGACTGCGCAAGGGGCCGCACAAAGGCGAGTTGATGTGGGCTCCGCCACGGCACGCCCGCATCCTTCAGGTTCTGCACAATCCGAGATATGCCGGCGCCTTCGTCTACGGCCGAACGCGCGGACGGCCTCGGCCGGGCGGCGGCGTCTCGCAGATCAAGCTGGCCATGGCTGACTGGCGGTTCGTCATGCCTGACATGCACCCGGGCTATATCGACTGGGAGCGCTTCAAGGCTAACCAGGAGCGTCTCGCCGACAATGCACAAGCCTATCGAATACAGCGTCGCGCCGGACCAGTCCGCGAAGGATCCGCCTTGCTCCAGGGCAGAGTTCTATGCGGCCTGTGCGGCGCGCGCATGGGCGTCCATTACAGCCAGGAGCATGGTCGGCCCGTCCCGACCTATATCTGCCAGGAGACCACCATCCGCGGTGGCGGCAAGGCCTGCCAGTCCGTTCCCGGTAAAGTTGTTGACCCGGCAGTGGGTGCATTGCTTGTCGAGTTGATGACGCCGATGACTCTTGAAGTCACCCTGGCGGTACAGCGCGAGCTTGAGGCACGCGCCGCAGAAACGGACACTTTGCGCAGACAACATATCCAGCGGACGCGCTATGACGCCGAGCTCGCCCGGAGCCGCTACATGAAGGTCGATCCCGACAATCGCCTCGTTGCCGATGCCCTCGAAGCCGAGTGGAACGAGAAGCTGCGGCTCCACACCGATGTCGTCGAGGACTATGAACGACGCGCGCCCGAAGAAGCCGCCGCCCTCGACGCCGGGATGCATCAACGCGTCCGGGATCTTGCCGAGCAGTTTCCCCGGATCTGGAATGATCCCCGCGTCGACGTACGTGAGCGTAAGCGCATCCTCCGCCTGCTGGTTGCCGACGTCACCTTGATCAAGGCCGAGGCAATTACCGTAAGCGTGCGACTTTCCGGCGGGGCGACCCGCATCTTGACGCTCGACCGGCCTTTGCCCATTGCACAGATACGCAGGTTCAAGCCTGAACTCGTCGCCGAGGTCGACCACTTGCTCGACCGTCATTGCGATCGGGAGATCGCCGATATCTTCAATGAACGAGGTCTGCGGACTTGGGAAGGCAAGCCGTTCAGTCTCAACAAGATCAGCTTCATCCGCAGTGCCTATAATCTGCCCAGTCGTCGCCAGCGGCTGCGAGATCAGGGTATGCTCACCACCCGGGAGGTGGCCAAGCACTTCGAGATCGCTGAGACCACCGTGCATCAATGGGGGCGCCAGGGGCTCATCAGCAAAGTTTGCAGCGATAACTGCAACCGCGGCCTGTGGAACATTCCTTCCGACCTCAGGATTATCAAAGGCCGCCCAGGTCGTACCGCTCTCGCCACCCGCACTGCCTCCATTACCGCGCTATCAACCAGACAGGACGCACTATGA
- the istA gene encoding IS21 family transposase: MPAKRELTMRQIRQMLRLARDGVSAREIGRTLGVARSTIQDNLKRASTAGLAWPLAGDLTDAVLEQRLFAHAGVRRGFRRCSEPDWASLACELKRPGVNLMVLWEEYRAVHPEGYGYSRFCDLFREFERRLSPTMRQDHPAGDKVFVDYSGKKIMIVDRETGVVRDAEIFVAVLGASNYTYAEATWTQALPDWIEAHVRMFRFFGGVPRLVVPDNLKSGVYRASFYDPEINRSYGMMASHYGVGILPARPRKPRDKASVS; the protein is encoded by the coding sequence ATGCCGGCCAAGAGAGAACTGACCATGCGACAGATACGACAGATGCTGCGGCTTGCCCGTGATGGGGTGAGCGCCCGGGAGATCGGGCGCACGCTCGGCGTGGCGCGCAGCACGATCCAGGACAATCTCAAGCGTGCCTCGACTGCCGGGCTGGCGTGGCCTTTGGCGGGCGATCTGACCGACGCCGTTCTTGAACAACGTCTGTTTGCCCATGCCGGCGTCAGGCGTGGCTTCCGCCGGTGCAGTGAACCGGATTGGGCCTCGTTGGCCTGTGAGCTGAAGCGGCCTGGCGTCAATCTGATGGTGTTGTGGGAGGAGTACCGGGCGGTCCACCCGGAAGGCTATGGCTACAGCCGGTTCTGCGATTTATTCCGGGAATTCGAGCGGCGGCTGTCTCCGACGATGCGGCAGGACCATCCGGCCGGCGACAAGGTCTTTGTCGATTACTCCGGCAAGAAGATCATGATCGTTGATCGCGAAACCGGGGTTGTGCGCGACGCGGAGATCTTCGTCGCCGTGCTTGGCGCCTCGAATTACACTTACGCCGAGGCGACCTGGACGCAGGCACTTCCGGACTGGATCGAGGCCCATGTCCGGATGTTCCGGTTCTTTGGCGGGGTGCCACGTCTGGTCGTTCCCGACAATCTGAAGTCCGGCGTCTACCGGGCCTCGTTCTACGACCCTGAAATTAATCGCAGCTACGGGATGATGGCGTCCCATTACGGCGTCGGCATTCTTCCGGCACGGCCAAGAAAGCCCCGGGATAAGGCGAGTGTTTCATAG
- the tnpB gene encoding IS66 family insertion sequence element accessory protein TnpB (TnpB, as the term is used for proteins encoded by IS66 family insertion elements, is considered an accessory protein, since TnpC, encoded by a neighboring gene, is a DDE family transposase.) produces MPAGFISERWPASCRNSGRLQIGIPGRNKSESAFRLGADLQVYLHREPIDFRAGINSLAVLVQETMALDPFASAVFAFCNRRCDRMKLLFFDRSGFVLVLKRLSEDKFRWPRRQEAVVTLTTEQLHWILDGIDIDAMVRHPVRQYQVAG; encoded by the coding sequence ATGCCGGCCGGTTTCATTTCGGAACGGTGGCCGGCTTCATGTCGGAACAGTGGCCGGCTTCAAATCGGAATACCCGGCCGGAATAAATCGGAATCCGCATTCAGACTGGGCGCTGACCTGCAGGTCTATCTGCACCGTGAGCCGATCGACTTCCGGGCTGGCATCAACAGCCTTGCGGTTCTGGTCCAGGAGACGATGGCGCTCGATCCGTTTGCTTCGGCGGTTTTTGCGTTCTGCAATCGCCGTTGCGACCGGATGAAGTTGCTGTTCTTCGACCGATCCGGCTTTGTGCTGGTCCTGAAGCGGCTGAGCGAGGACAAGTTCCGATGGCCGCGCCGCCAAGAGGCGGTCGTCACGCTTACCACCGAGCAATTGCACTGGATCCTCGACGGCATCGATATCGATGCGATGGTCCGCCATCCGGTGCGGCAATATCAGGTTGCCGGCTGA
- the tnpC gene encoding IS66 family transposase — MNRTGDPSVEVLLARIAALQADNRQLTERVVKLEEELALARLHRFAPRSEKHVDRLFNEAEQAAVADRAGSEECDVVEPPDTGLPPAESTTGKKRGRRPLPENLPRERVEYDLPDDQKACPCCRGRMHRMGETVTEQLHIEVKAKVLQNVRFKYACRHCDRTGINTPVVIAPMPAQPLPGSIATASTLAFALVHKYVDGTPLYRLAQAFERAGVPVSRGALGHWVIGSSEKHLSRIYDALKLRLRSQPLIHGDETTVQVLKEKDREAASMSYMWAYRSGEDSDEPIVLLDYQPGRGQIHPQTFLGDYRGIVMSGGYSAWRTLEGATHIGCMAHSRRRFVDALKARKKGGGPPEQALRFFEQLYRVERQARDKKPDKGEMPDQCIRRFRQQHSIPVLNALKKWLDQIAPRVLPDSKLGDAVSYTRNQWDYLTRYTEDGRMPIDNNLLERDIRIFATGRKSWLFSDTVEGAKASAIVYSLVLTCRACGVEPLAWLRHVLTELPQRAGDADITDLLPFNLPKTATA; from the coding sequence ATGAATCGAACCGGCGATCCGAGCGTTGAAGTGCTGTTGGCTCGCATCGCTGCGCTGCAGGCGGACAACCGTCAGCTCACGGAGCGCGTCGTCAAGCTCGAGGAAGAACTGGCGCTGGCACGCCTGCATCGTTTTGCGCCACGCAGCGAAAAGCACGTCGATCGTCTCTTCAATGAAGCCGAGCAGGCGGCCGTCGCGGATCGCGCCGGCAGCGAAGAGTGCGATGTCGTCGAACCTCCGGACACAGGTTTGCCACCCGCCGAAAGCACGACGGGGAAGAAACGTGGCCGCAGACCGCTGCCGGAAAACCTGCCGCGCGAGCGCGTCGAGTATGACCTTCCCGACGACCAGAAGGCGTGTCCTTGCTGTCGTGGCCGGATGCATCGCATGGGCGAAACCGTTACCGAACAGCTTCATATCGAGGTGAAGGCGAAGGTCCTGCAGAATGTTCGCTTCAAATATGCGTGCCGTCATTGCGACCGCACCGGGATCAACACGCCGGTCGTGATCGCGCCGATGCCCGCACAACCCTTGCCGGGCAGCATCGCCACGGCCTCAACGCTGGCGTTCGCGCTGGTTCACAAGTATGTCGACGGCACGCCGCTCTACCGGCTGGCGCAGGCCTTCGAGCGCGCCGGTGTTCCTGTCAGCCGTGGCGCTCTGGGCCACTGGGTGATTGGCTCGAGCGAAAAGCATCTGTCCCGAATCTATGACGCGCTGAAGCTGCGGCTCCGATCGCAGCCCCTCATCCATGGTGACGAGACGACTGTTCAGGTCCTGAAGGAAAAGGATCGGGAGGCCGCCAGCATGTCATATATGTGGGCATACCGGAGCGGCGAGGACAGTGACGAGCCGATCGTGCTGCTCGATTATCAGCCGGGCCGCGGCCAAATACACCCGCAGACCTTCCTCGGCGATTACCGCGGCATAGTGATGAGCGGCGGCTATTCCGCCTGGCGCACGCTGGAAGGGGCCACCCACATTGGATGCATGGCCCATTCGAGGCGGCGCTTCGTCGATGCCCTAAAGGCGAGAAAGAAAGGCGGCGGCCCGCCGGAACAGGCGCTCCGGTTCTTCGAACAACTCTACCGGGTTGAAAGGCAGGCGCGGGACAAAAAACCGGACAAAGGCGAAATGCCAGATCAATGCATTCGCCGCTTCCGCCAGCAACACAGCATTCCCGTCCTGAATGCTCTCAAGAAATGGCTCGATCAAATCGCCCCGAGGGTCTTGCCGGACAGCAAGCTTGGCGACGCCGTATCCTACACCCGAAACCAATGGGATTATCTGACGCGCTACACCGAAGACGGCAGGATGCCGATCGATAATAATCTTCTGGAGCGCGATATCAGAATCTTTGCCACTGGCCGGAAAAGTTGGTTGTTCAGCGATACCGTTGAGGGCGCCAAGGCCAGCGCCATCGTCTACAGCTTGGTGCTGACCTGCCGCGCCTGTGGCGTCGAGCCGTTAGCGTGGTTGCGCCACGTTCTCACCGAGTTGCCTCAGCGCGCGGGCGACGCCGATATTACCGACCTGCTGCCCTTCAACCTCCCCAAAACCGCCACTGCCTGA